A genomic window from Malassezia vespertilionis chromosome 6, complete sequence includes:
- a CDS encoding uncharacterized protein (EggNog:ENOG503PKK5): MRVRKEKGTWRKKEADSFEACMDEGVGQEERGERFSTGEKAQRHYEQAFAFYARAIEYAPQSVDALYNAARVQYVLGTEFLSPSAADNALCTAVHLYVDALRCAPHVHDGIPDASRLDVMSNCASALQALGELYYEFGLGPTDLSPALRALSELTQQHLPSTAPTPTPFLLYTQALHLLHETAQGQTAVLSAQVPMGESGTSVPSMPSSPVPDTSGFADAFTSSLVAPSSLLETYSEELACVAALLGEAEDANAIAHFVHEAQRIQASVDAFIASLPPGFGASQSPEEEWDHQCMALTMAAIVVRVAAVQRASEVAAAGAVPWPSEAADALTLDAVEQEVSQRATALLAIAPPPQSLTAVRGARQREEETIVSYICDIGDHAHALAGIRIRQGAPSNAALVWEHCALAVKCLNTAAAAFEPLGKGPSSTTVSNAASASIPYAPLEWVPYEQSTSLVQGATNMSNTISRARASIYASLASAALTRTDAWLVAHWQPARESRDKLTANARIYARRALADQGMQWVFHVTSPREGQPMLYGRARGHLPPSGGWEALVRDAEFLLLCVRAVYLRGVYLAEQGGDSTSIQAELNALGGAVWSLLHLASPNPWQPALVPEDSLRRMLEAQDDPALSEQESEFWHRTWIPAMQSPYHYPGLAPPR, from the exons ATGCGCGTTCGCAAGGAGAAAGGTACGTGGCGCAAGAAGGAGGCAGACTCGTTCGAGGCGTGCATGGATGAAGGTGTGGGCCAAGAGGAGCGGGGTGAGCGTTTTTCGACCGGAGAAAAGGCGCAGCG TCATTATGAGCAAGCGTTTGCATTTTATGCACGCGCGATAGAATATGCGCCGCAGTCCGTCGACGCGCTATACAATGC GGCACGAGTGCAATATGTGTTAGGCACCGAGTTCTTGTCGCCGTCCGCTGCTGACAATGCATTATGCACCGCTGTTCACTTGTACGTGGATGCATTGCGATGTGCGCCACATGTACACGATGGTATACCCGACGCCTCGCGGCTCGACGTCATGTCAAATTGTGCGAGTGCTCTCCAGGCGCTCGGAGAACTGTACTACGAATTTGGGCTTGGGCCTACCGATCTTTCGCCGGCGCTCCGTGCACTGAGCGAGCTTACCCAGCAGCACTTgcccagcacggcgcctACGCCTACGCCTTTTCTTCTGTATACTCAGGCACTCCACTTGCTTCACGAAACAGCTCAAGGGCAAACTGCCGTGCTCTCCGCACAAGTACCAATGGGCGAAAGCGGCACATCTGTTCCCAGCATGCCCTCTTCGCCTGTGCCGGACACGAGTGGGTTTGCGGACGCATTTACATCTTCCCTCGTCGCACCTTCATCTTTGCTCGAGACGTACAGCGAGGAGCTGGCATGCGTGGCTGCCCTTCTCGGTGAGGCAGAAGATGCCAATGCCATTGCACATTTTGTTCATGAGGCACAGCGGATACAAGCGAGCGTAGATGCGTTTATCGCTTCACTTCCCCCTGGGTTCGGCGCTTCTCAGAGCCCTGAGGAAGAATGGGATCATCAGTGTATGGCATTGACCATGGCTGCGATTGTTGTGCGTGTTGcggccgtgcagcgcgcatcggAAGTCGCTGCTGCGGGTGCAGTACCATGGCCTTCCGAGGCCGCCGATGCACTAACGCTCGACGCTGTAGAGCAAGAGGTCTCGCAGCGCGCTACCGCATTGCTTgccatcgcgccgccgccacaGTCTCTCACCGCGGtgcgtggagcgcggcagcgcgaAGAAGAAACGATTGTATCGTATATTTGCGACATTGGAGACCACGCACACGCATTGGCAGGCATCCGTATCCGTCAAGGGGCACCTTCCAATGCCGCGCTGGTCTGGGAGCATTGTGCATTGGCCGTAAAGTGTCTTAATACGGCCGCTGCTGCATTTGAGCCGCTTGGAAAAGGACCAAGCTCGACGACAGTAAGCAatgctgcaagcgcttcaattccgtacgcgccgctggaatGGGTTCCGTACGAACAATCCACGTCACTAGTACAGGGCGCGACAAATATGTCCAATACCATCTCGCGTGCAAGAGCGTCCATCTACGCTTCGCTTGCGTCTGCCGCACTGACAAGAACCGATGCTTGGCTCGTCGCCCATTGGCAGCCTGCAAGGGAGAGCAGAGACAAACTGACGGCAAACGCACGCATCTATGCCCGCCGCGCGTTGGCTGACCAGGGTATGCAGTGGGTATTCCATGTGACAAGCCCACGGGAGGGACAGCCTATGCTCTAtggacgcgcgcgtggacaTTTGCCGCCAAGTGGTGGATGGGAAGCATtggtgcgcgatgccgagTTTCTATTATTATGTGTGCGCGCAGTCTATTTGCGTGGTGTCTACTTGGCCGAGCAAGGCGGGGATAGCACATCTATCCAAGCAGAGCTCAATGCattgggcggcgcagtgtgGTCCCTTTTGCATCTTGCATCGCCCAACCCGTGGCAGCCGGCGTTGGTACCAGAGGATAGTCTcaggcgcatgctcgaagcgcaagatgACCCCGCGCTATCTGAACAGGAGTCGGAATTTTGGCATCGTACCTGGATCCCCGCCATGCAGAGCCCATACCATTACCCCGGCCTTGCGCCTCCACGGTAG